One part of the Eleginops maclovinus isolate JMC-PN-2008 ecotype Puerto Natales chromosome 14, JC_Emac_rtc_rv5, whole genome shotgun sequence genome encodes these proteins:
- the mpdu1b gene encoding mannose-P-dolichol utilization defect 1b → MAEGSVLVEGSSFMDPFKGFLLTYFMPESCYDEFFLNFNLLDVPCLKILLSKGLGIGIILGSVMVKLPQIFKLMGSKSAEGLSFQTILLELLAITGTMAYSIHNKFPFSAWGEALFLMVQTVVIGFLIQRYGGSTSRGLLFIVVYVSLLFLVLSPVTPMSVVTYLQASNMPAIIIGRLIQAVANFKNGHTGQLSAISVFLLFAGSLARIFTSLQETGDTLMAITYVISSTCNGIIALQVLYYWNSSPEHKKKKKKKSE, encoded by the exons ATGGCGGAGGGAAGTGTTTTGGTTGAAGGGTCGTCCTTCATGGATCCTTTTAAAGGgtttttgttgacatatttCATGCCAGAGTCATGCTACGACGAGTTCTTTCTCAATTTCAACTTATTGGACG TACCATGTCTGAAGATTTTACTAAGCAAAGGCCTGGGGATCGGCATCATCCTGGGATCAGTGATGG TGAAACTGCCTCAGATCTTCAAGCTGATGGGATCAAAGAGCGCTGAGGGGCTGAGCTTCCAGACAATCCTGCTGGAACTACTGGCCATCACAGGAACAATGGCCTACAGTATCCACAACAAGTTCCCTTTCAG TGCCTGGGGCGAGGCTCTGTTCCTCATGGTGCAGACGGTCGTCATTGGCTTCCTCATTCAGCGCTATGGAGGAAGTACCAGCAGAG GTCTCCTGTTTATTGTGGTGTATGTCAGCCTGCTGTTCCTCGTGCTGTCTCCTGTCACCCCCATGTCAGTGGTCACCTACCTGCAGGCCTCCAACATGCCAGCCATCATCATCGGCAGG CTGATCCAGGCCGTCGCTAACTTCAAGAATGGACACACGGGCCAGCTGTCTGCCATCTCTGTCTTCCTGCTGTTTGCCGGATCCCTCGCACGTATCTTCACCTCTCTACAG GAAACTGGAGACACACTGATGGCCATCACCTACGTCATATCCTCCACCTGTAACGGCATCATCGCGCTGCAGGTTCTCTACTACTGGAACAGCTCTCCagaacacaagaagaagaagaaaaagaagagcgAGTAG
- the LOC134875628 gene encoding nuclear factor 7, brain-like isoform X1, with translation MVGTTADPAEIRAEPKLTKKQLKAQENRTVCHSEPWNKPNLSGQVKPFEQFSQSCQLQGKPPATKRELKPLHSLKECLEFLQKLAEDVNIIGQQNNAEANWRRRQGQTKPRRRDDKPTKSRRRDKVKSVSKRATPEGGSREPGSLQSSRRTILKWAEELELNMVQKDTRLTDENTTRKEDPGGKEKSDLEKDNERLQKWAEELMKIKESNGVSDEELKKLLFPRGRKDSRIAAILPLLEFVAWSLLSEDTEEAVSKLWLPTKQKAWRTGSGSPRYIPNSVWQWIQSARVSVRLDISNSHPWLDVSKDLLKVQEAAFPPTGVSNYSQLFAQRCCVLGDIVIKEGRHYWEVEVSPKGSWRIGVVSKSAPRNNRSTMSPRNGYWTLWRGNRLWACTERPTKLQRAALPRLIGVFVDFEEGQVSFYDAERRVHIYTFSDVFKHSLIPVFSYLDGDTFLKIIPAQIPEKMCLI, from the exons ATGGTTGGGACTACAGCGGACCCTGCAGAGATCCGGGCTGAACCCAAACTCACCAAGAAGCAG CTTAAAGCCCAAGAGAATAGAACTGTTTGCCACTCGGAACCATGGAATAAACCCAACCTCAGTGGACAG GTGAAGCCTTTCGAACAATTTTCCCAAAGCTGTCAGCTTCAAGGCAAACCCCCTGCAACAAAG cGTGAACTCAAGCCATTGCACAGTCTGAAAGAGTGCCTAGAATTTCTTCAAAAACTGGCAGAGGATGTGAACATCATCGGCCAG caaaataaTGCTGAAGCAAACTGGAGGAGGAGGCAAGGTCAAACCAAACCAAGGAGAAGAGACGACAAACCTACAAAGAGCAGAAGGAGAGACAAG GTGAAGAGTGTCAGTAAGAGGGCTACACCAGAGGGGGGCAGCAGAGAGCCAGGTAGcctgcagagcagcaggaggacgATCCTCAAATGGGCCGAGGAGCTGGAACTAAACATG GTCCAAAAGGACACCAGGCTAacagatgaaaacacaacaagaaaAGAAGATccaggaggaaaagagaaatcAGATTTGGAAAAAGACAATGAAAGGCTTCAGAAGTGGGCAGAAGAGCTGATGAAAAtcaaagag tCTAATGGCGTGTCTGATGAGGAACTGAAGAAGCTGCTGTTTCCCAGAGGACGCAAAGATTCAAGGATAGCCGCCATCCTCCCTCTGCTGGAGTTTGTGGCTTGGTCCCTGCTGTCAGAGGatactgag GAGGCTGTATCGAAGCTGTGGCTGCCAACCAAACAGAAGGCctggaggacaggaagtggaagccCAAGATACATTCCTAACTCAG TGTGGCAGTGGATTCAGAGTGCCCGAG TCTCAGTGCGGTTGGACATCAGTAACAGTCATCCCTGGCTGGATGTGTCCAAGGATCTCCTGAAAGTTCAAGAGGCAGCATTTCCCCCCACTGGTGTCTCAAACTACAGCCAACTGTTCGCTCAGAGGTGCTGTGTGCTGGGGGACATTGTCATCAAGGAAGGAAGACACTACTGGGAGGTGGAGGTGTCTCCTAAGGGTAGCTGGAGAATTGGTGTGGTGTCAAAAAGTGCTCCCAGGAATAATAGGTCCACCATGTCTCCCAGAAATGGATACTGGACCCTGTGGAGGGGCAACAGATTGTGGGCCTGTACCGAGAGGCCCACTAAGCTGCAGAGGGCGGCTCTGCCCCGGCTGATCGGGGTGTTTGTGGATTTTGAGGAAGGACAGGTGTCTTTTTATGATGCCGAGCGAAGGGTTCACATTTATACTTTCTCTGATGTCTTCAAACACAGCCTCATCCCTGTGTTCAGCTACCTGGATGGAGACACGTTCCTTAAAATCATCCCGGCACAGATTCCAGAGAAAATGTGTCTCATATAA
- the LOC134875628 gene encoding butyrophilin subfamily 3 member A1-like isoform X3, which produces MVGTTADPAEIRAEPKLTKKQLKAQENRTVCHSEPWNKPNLSGQVKPFEQFSQSCQLQGKPPATKVKSVSKRATPEGGSREPGSLQSSRRTILKWAEELELNMVQKDTRLTDENTTRKEDPGGKEKSDLEKDNERLQKWAEELMKIKESNGVSDEELKKLLFPRGRKDSRIAAILPLLEFVAWSLLSEDTEEAVSKLWLPTKQKAWRTGSGSPRYIPNSVWQWIQSARVSVRLDISNSHPWLDVSKDLLKVQEAAFPPTGVSNYSQLFAQRCCVLGDIVIKEGRHYWEVEVSPKGSWRIGVVSKSAPRNNRSTMSPRNGYWTLWRGNRLWACTERPTKLQRAALPRLIGVFVDFEEGQVSFYDAERRVHIYTFSDVFKHSLIPVFSYLDGDTFLKIIPAQIPEKMCLI; this is translated from the exons ATGGTTGGGACTACAGCGGACCCTGCAGAGATCCGGGCTGAACCCAAACTCACCAAGAAGCAG CTTAAAGCCCAAGAGAATAGAACTGTTTGCCACTCGGAACCATGGAATAAACCCAACCTCAGTGGACAG GTGAAGCCTTTCGAACAATTTTCCCAAAGCTGTCAGCTTCAAGGCAAACCCCCTGCAACAAAG GTGAAGAGTGTCAGTAAGAGGGCTACACCAGAGGGGGGCAGCAGAGAGCCAGGTAGcctgcagagcagcaggaggacgATCCTCAAATGGGCCGAGGAGCTGGAACTAAACATG GTCCAAAAGGACACCAGGCTAacagatgaaaacacaacaagaaaAGAAGATccaggaggaaaagagaaatcAGATTTGGAAAAAGACAATGAAAGGCTTCAGAAGTGGGCAGAAGAGCTGATGAAAAtcaaagag tCTAATGGCGTGTCTGATGAGGAACTGAAGAAGCTGCTGTTTCCCAGAGGACGCAAAGATTCAAGGATAGCCGCCATCCTCCCTCTGCTGGAGTTTGTGGCTTGGTCCCTGCTGTCAGAGGatactgag GAGGCTGTATCGAAGCTGTGGCTGCCAACCAAACAGAAGGCctggaggacaggaagtggaagccCAAGATACATTCCTAACTCAG TGTGGCAGTGGATTCAGAGTGCCCGAG TCTCAGTGCGGTTGGACATCAGTAACAGTCATCCCTGGCTGGATGTGTCCAAGGATCTCCTGAAAGTTCAAGAGGCAGCATTTCCCCCCACTGGTGTCTCAAACTACAGCCAACTGTTCGCTCAGAGGTGCTGTGTGCTGGGGGACATTGTCATCAAGGAAGGAAGACACTACTGGGAGGTGGAGGTGTCTCCTAAGGGTAGCTGGAGAATTGGTGTGGTGTCAAAAAGTGCTCCCAGGAATAATAGGTCCACCATGTCTCCCAGAAATGGATACTGGACCCTGTGGAGGGGCAACAGATTGTGGGCCTGTACCGAGAGGCCCACTAAGCTGCAGAGGGCGGCTCTGCCCCGGCTGATCGGGGTGTTTGTGGATTTTGAGGAAGGACAGGTGTCTTTTTATGATGCCGAGCGAAGGGTTCACATTTATACTTTCTCTGATGTCTTCAAACACAGCCTCATCCCTGTGTTCAGCTACCTGGATGGAGACACGTTCCTTAAAATCATCCCGGCACAGATTCCAGAGAAAATGTGTCTCATATAA
- the LOC134875628 gene encoding butyrophilin subfamily 3 member A1-like isoform X2, with protein MVGTTADPAEIRAEPKLTKKQLKAQENRTVCHSEPWNKPNLSGQVKPFEQFSQSCQLQGKPPATKRELKPLHSLKECLEFLQKLAEDVNIIGQVKSVSKRATPEGGSREPGSLQSSRRTILKWAEELELNMVQKDTRLTDENTTRKEDPGGKEKSDLEKDNERLQKWAEELMKIKESNGVSDEELKKLLFPRGRKDSRIAAILPLLEFVAWSLLSEDTEEAVSKLWLPTKQKAWRTGSGSPRYIPNSVWQWIQSARVSVRLDISNSHPWLDVSKDLLKVQEAAFPPTGVSNYSQLFAQRCCVLGDIVIKEGRHYWEVEVSPKGSWRIGVVSKSAPRNNRSTMSPRNGYWTLWRGNRLWACTERPTKLQRAALPRLIGVFVDFEEGQVSFYDAERRVHIYTFSDVFKHSLIPVFSYLDGDTFLKIIPAQIPEKMCLI; from the exons ATGGTTGGGACTACAGCGGACCCTGCAGAGATCCGGGCTGAACCCAAACTCACCAAGAAGCAG CTTAAAGCCCAAGAGAATAGAACTGTTTGCCACTCGGAACCATGGAATAAACCCAACCTCAGTGGACAG GTGAAGCCTTTCGAACAATTTTCCCAAAGCTGTCAGCTTCAAGGCAAACCCCCTGCAACAAAG cGTGAACTCAAGCCATTGCACAGTCTGAAAGAGTGCCTAGAATTTCTTCAAAAACTGGCAGAGGATGTGAACATCATCGGCCAG GTGAAGAGTGTCAGTAAGAGGGCTACACCAGAGGGGGGCAGCAGAGAGCCAGGTAGcctgcagagcagcaggaggacgATCCTCAAATGGGCCGAGGAGCTGGAACTAAACATG GTCCAAAAGGACACCAGGCTAacagatgaaaacacaacaagaaaAGAAGATccaggaggaaaagagaaatcAGATTTGGAAAAAGACAATGAAAGGCTTCAGAAGTGGGCAGAAGAGCTGATGAAAAtcaaagag tCTAATGGCGTGTCTGATGAGGAACTGAAGAAGCTGCTGTTTCCCAGAGGACGCAAAGATTCAAGGATAGCCGCCATCCTCCCTCTGCTGGAGTTTGTGGCTTGGTCCCTGCTGTCAGAGGatactgag GAGGCTGTATCGAAGCTGTGGCTGCCAACCAAACAGAAGGCctggaggacaggaagtggaagccCAAGATACATTCCTAACTCAG TGTGGCAGTGGATTCAGAGTGCCCGAG TCTCAGTGCGGTTGGACATCAGTAACAGTCATCCCTGGCTGGATGTGTCCAAGGATCTCCTGAAAGTTCAAGAGGCAGCATTTCCCCCCACTGGTGTCTCAAACTACAGCCAACTGTTCGCTCAGAGGTGCTGTGTGCTGGGGGACATTGTCATCAAGGAAGGAAGACACTACTGGGAGGTGGAGGTGTCTCCTAAGGGTAGCTGGAGAATTGGTGTGGTGTCAAAAAGTGCTCCCAGGAATAATAGGTCCACCATGTCTCCCAGAAATGGATACTGGACCCTGTGGAGGGGCAACAGATTGTGGGCCTGTACCGAGAGGCCCACTAAGCTGCAGAGGGCGGCTCTGCCCCGGCTGATCGGGGTGTTTGTGGATTTTGAGGAAGGACAGGTGTCTTTTTATGATGCCGAGCGAAGGGTTCACATTTATACTTTCTCTGATGTCTTCAAACACAGCCTCATCCCTGTGTTCAGCTACCTGGATGGAGACACGTTCCTTAAAATCATCCCGGCACAGATTCCAGAGAAAATGTGTCTCATATAA